From the genome of Mycetocola spongiae, one region includes:
- a CDS encoding carbohydrate ABC transporter permease, whose translation MNRTLVKTLQYLALFGFLIFLGFPLIWLLSTAFKSSAEINSLAVNLFPVSPTLENFTAALNRQGLLRSAMNSLIVALVTTLIVTLLSVPGAYVMARFQGKLRTIGTGYVLISQIFPVILVIIPLFFILRSVGLVDSLLGLIVVHVVYTLPFSLWMLQGYVASIPFDIEEAGSIDGANKFNVLRQLVFPLLAPGLVATAMFTFVSSYNEFFFALVLLQSPENYTLSVALSTFVGGEGKVAIGPLAAGALLSSIPSVIFFALLQKRLAGGLLTGAVKG comes from the coding sequence GTGAACCGCACACTCGTGAAAACCCTGCAGTATCTTGCGCTATTTGGTTTCCTGATTTTCCTCGGATTCCCGCTGATCTGGCTGCTGTCCACGGCGTTTAAATCCTCCGCCGAGATCAACTCGCTCGCGGTAAACCTCTTCCCCGTTTCCCCCACCCTGGAGAATTTCACGGCTGCGCTGAACCGGCAGGGCCTGCTGCGTTCGGCCATGAATAGCCTCATCGTGGCGCTGGTCACCACGCTGATCGTGACGCTCCTGTCCGTGCCCGGCGCGTATGTCATGGCGCGTTTCCAGGGCAAGCTGCGCACGATCGGCACCGGCTATGTGCTCATCAGCCAGATCTTCCCCGTGATCTTGGTGATCATCCCGCTGTTTTTTATTCTCCGCTCCGTGGGACTCGTGGACTCCCTGCTCGGACTGATCGTGGTGCACGTGGTGTATACCCTCCCGTTCTCGCTCTGGATGTTGCAGGGCTATGTGGCCTCCATCCCGTTTGATATCGAGGAGGCGGGATCCATCGACGGCGCGAATAAGTTCAATGTGCTGCGACAGCTGGTCTTCCCCCTGCTCGCCCCGGGCCTGGTAGCCACCGCGATGTTCACGTTTGTGTCCTCCTATAACGAGTTTTTCTTCGCGCTGGTGCTCCTGCAATCACCCGAGAACTACACGCTCTCGGTGGCGCTCAGCACGTTTGTGGGAGGCGAGGGCAAGGTCGCGATTGGCCCCCTCGCGGCGGGAGCACTGCTCTCCAGCATCCCCAGCGTGATCTTCTTTGCCCTCCTGCAAAAACGCCTCGCCGGCGGGCTGCTCACCGGAGCGGTCAAGGGCTAA
- a CDS encoding LacI family DNA-binding transcriptional regulator: MKAKPTLHQVAETAGVSLASASRALTGNSASPEMVRRVRGAAKKLGYLPDATARSLRFGGTRQVIFAVDDIGNPNYVEMLRAIERSFGDTGLRLSISATGRRPEQTVDLVRSMNMGLGDGLIISPIRVTPELRRALLDAVVPVVVIGSLHREIDIDSVRVDSALAVGMAVEHLHALGRSRIALINGPMDTNPGAARRRGFLAAMERLGRGINPEHLRAAEDFTVAAGMAAAERLLDADPGIDAIVAANDLIGVGAISAATRRGLRIPEDLAITGIDDTEIGSVYNPTLTSVSLRAGERGELAARLLLERFEDPSRDHHTLTVQPELKIRQSTVRTPSPSTHPSESDPTS, from the coding sequence ATGAAGGCCAAACCCACACTGCACCAGGTCGCGGAGACCGCGGGGGTGTCCCTCGCCTCCGCCTCGCGCGCCCTCACCGGCAACTCCGCGAGTCCCGAAATGGTGCGTCGTGTCCGCGGAGCCGCCAAAAAACTCGGCTATCTGCCCGATGCCACCGCCCGCTCCCTGCGCTTCGGCGGGACCCGTCAGGTGATCTTTGCCGTGGACGATATTGGCAACCCCAATTATGTGGAGATGCTGCGCGCGATTGAACGCAGTTTCGGCGATACCGGGCTGCGCCTGAGCATCTCCGCCACGGGCCGCCGCCCCGAACAGACCGTGGATCTGGTCCGCAGCATGAACATGGGTCTGGGTGATGGGCTCATCATCTCGCCCATCCGGGTCACCCCGGAACTGCGCCGCGCGCTCCTGGATGCCGTGGTGCCCGTGGTGGTCATCGGCTCGCTCCACCGCGAGATCGATATCGATAGCGTCCGCGTGGACTCCGCGCTCGCCGTGGGCATGGCCGTGGAGCACCTGCACGCGCTGGGCCGCTCGCGCATCGCCCTGATCAACGGGCCGATGGATACCAACCCCGGCGCCGCGCGCCGTCGCGGTTTCCTCGCGGCGATGGAGCGGCTCGGCCGCGGCATCAACCCGGAACACCTGCGCGCCGCGGAGGACTTCACCGTGGCCGCCGGAATGGCTGCGGCGGAACGGCTCCTGGACGCCGATCCCGGCATCGACGCGATCGTGGCCGCGAATGACCTGATCGGGGTCGGGGCCATCAGCGCCGCGACCCGCCGCGGGCTGCGCATCCCCGAGGACCTTGCGATCACCGGCATCGACGATACCGAGATCGGTTCGGTCTATAACCCCACCCTGACCAGCGTGTCCCTGCGCGCGGGGGAGCGCGGGGAACTGGCCGCCCGGCTGCTCCTGGAGCGCTTCGAGGACCCCTCGCGCGATCACCACACCCTGACCGTGCAGCCGGAACTGAAGATCCGCCAGTCCACCGTCCGCACCCCGTCCCCGTCCACCCACCCGTCCGAAAGCGATCCCACCTCATGA
- a CDS encoding NAD(P)-dependent malic enzyme, with protein sequence MSAVVPTPVTTRPSSEEIFEAHVGGKLAMHTIHPLASQRDLSIAYTPGVAEVSSAIHADPTLAESHTWAGRLVAVISDGTAVLGLGDIGPAASLPVMEGKAALFRTFAGLNAIPLVLDTTDTEEIIETVIRLRPSFGAVNLEDISAPRCFEIERRLIEALDIPVMHDDQHGTAVVVYAALIGAARVINREVADLRVVISGAGAAGIACAEMLLNAGVRNVVLVDSRGIIHSGRGDLTEIKTEYAARTNPEDRRGALPEALAGANVFIGVSSVVVPEGDLAGMAEDAIVFALSNPTPEVSPELAAKYARVVATGRSDFPNQINNVLAFPGIFRGALDSGATRITPEMKIAAAEAIAALAADNLAADYIVPGAMDPRVADAVAAAVAAAVRAGDPGEVAPR encoded by the coding sequence ATGTCCGCAGTAGTTCCCACCCCCGTCACCACGCGCCCCAGCAGCGAGGAAATTTTTGAGGCCCATGTGGGCGGCAAGCTCGCAATGCATACGATCCATCCGCTGGCCAGCCAGCGCGACCTATCGATCGCCTATACCCCCGGCGTGGCCGAGGTAAGCTCCGCGATCCACGCCGATCCCACGCTCGCCGAATCCCATACCTGGGCCGGCCGCCTCGTGGCCGTGATCTCCGATGGCACCGCCGTGCTGGGCCTGGGCGATATCGGGCCCGCGGCCTCGCTGCCCGTGATGGAGGGTAAGGCCGCGCTCTTTCGCACGTTTGCGGGGCTGAACGCGATCCCCCTGGTGCTGGATACCACCGATACCGAGGAGATCATCGAGACCGTAATTCGGTTGCGGCCCAGCTTTGGGGCGGTCAACCTCGAGGATATTTCCGCCCCGCGCTGCTTCGAGATCGAGCGCCGCCTGATCGAGGCGCTGGATATCCCGGTGATGCACGATGACCAGCACGGCACAGCCGTGGTGGTCTATGCCGCGCTGATCGGCGCTGCCCGCGTGATCAACCGCGAGGTGGCCGATCTGCGCGTGGTGATCTCGGGGGCCGGTGCCGCGGGTATCGCGTGTGCCGAGATGCTCCTGAACGCGGGTGTGCGCAATGTGGTGCTGGTGGACTCGCGCGGAATCATCCACTCCGGGCGCGGGGATCTCACCGAGATCAAGACCGAGTATGCGGCGCGGACCAATCCCGAAGACCGGCGGGGTGCGCTGCCCGAGGCGCTGGCCGGGGCAAATGTGTTTATCGGTGTCTCCTCCGTGGTGGTGCCCGAGGGTGACCTCGCGGGAATGGCGGAGGACGCGATTGTTTTTGCGCTGTCCAATCCCACCCCCGAGGTCTCGCCCGAGCTCGCCGCGAAATATGCGCGCGTGGTGGCCACGGGCCGCAGCGATTTCCCGAATCAGATTAATAACGTGCTGGCGTTTCCCGGAATCTTCCGCGGGGCGCTGGACTCGGGTGCCACCCGGATCACGCCGGAGATGAAGATCGCCGCGGCCGAGGCCATTGCCGCCCTGGCCGCCGATAATCTCGCGGCCGATTATATTGTGCCGGGCGCGATGGATCCGCGCGTGGCCGATGCGGTGGCCGCGGCGGTGGCCGCCGCGGTGCGTGCGGGGGACCCCGGGGAGGTCGCGCCGCGATAG
- a CDS encoding carbohydrate ABC transporter permease encodes MTALRPQRAHNPPPKPRAGGLARARRNEAAALVIPALIPVVLLSVIPLLIGIGMAFTDSTLARNHETSFVGLQNFINLGSDSLFWQSFGIGIIWSVSVTVLQFLGGLSLALLLNSDLKFKGLTRLLALMPWAMPPVVVAIMWQMIYSPTNGPLNWLIGTLGGPERINWLGDFSLALPAVILVGVWVGMPQNTITLLAGLQQVPAELSEAAAVDGAGAWSRFKHVTFPAIKPVIISITSLSFIWNFNSFGIVYVMTEGGPGGRTMLPMLFTYLEAFKSRHTGSAAAMGDVIVLFLIVILVAYLWRQLRGERIPK; translated from the coding sequence ATGACCGCACTTCGCCCCCAGCGGGCGCATAACCCTCCCCCCAAGCCCCGCGCCGGGGGCCTCGCCCGGGCCCGCCGCAATGAGGCCGCCGCCCTGGTGATCCCCGCGCTGATCCCCGTCGTGCTGCTCAGCGTCATCCCGCTGCTGATCGGCATCGGCATGGCCTTCACCGATTCCACCCTCGCCCGCAATCACGAGACCTCGTTTGTGGGCCTGCAAAACTTCATCAACCTGGGCAGCGACTCGCTCTTCTGGCAGTCCTTTGGCATCGGCATTATCTGGTCCGTCTCGGTCACGGTCTTGCAATTTTTGGGTGGCCTCTCGCTCGCGCTGCTGCTGAATAGCGACCTGAAATTTAAGGGCCTCACCCGCCTGCTTGCGCTCATGCCCTGGGCCATGCCGCCCGTGGTGGTCGCGATCATGTGGCAGATGATCTACTCGCCCACCAACGGCCCGCTGAACTGGCTGATCGGCACCCTCGGCGGCCCCGAACGCATTAACTGGCTCGGCGATTTTTCGCTCGCCCTGCCCGCCGTGATCCTGGTTGGGGTCTGGGTGGGAATGCCGCAGAATACGATCACGCTGCTCGCGGGCCTGCAACAGGTTCCCGCGGAACTCTCCGAGGCCGCCGCGGTGGACGGTGCGGGCGCCTGGTCGCGCTTTAAGCACGTGACGTTCCCGGCGATTAAGCCGGTGATCATCTCGATCACCTCACTCAGCTTCATCTGGAACTTTAATTCCTTCGGCATCGTCTATGTGATGACCGAGGGAGGCCCGGGTGGGCGCACCATGCTCCCGATGCTCTTTACCTATCTGGAGGCGTTTAAATCGCGCCATACCGGATCCGCCGCGGCGATGGGTGATGTCATCGTGCTCTTCCTCATCGTGATTCTTGTGGCCTATCTCTGGCGTCAGCTGCGCGGCGAAAGGATCCCCAAGTGA